A single region of the Variovorax paradoxus genome encodes:
- a CDS encoding DUF2169 family type VI secretion system accessory protein, translating into MKTIKPLRLSVLTRPFLRAQSQRLALTVIGMHTLGEGGVLLPETELWKTVSAELGNQSAIDLGIPKLRPEFLVSGQAYTCHQQDKTRCAVDLRVGTLRRQFLVSGDRYWLDGRATEPQAFDTMRLDWRHAFGGPGFAANPAGIGIAPEMVNGLLVQRLPNVERPGDGMDRPDRRPVPACPAAMDVDLPERLKLLGTDYGDQWRETLYPGFARDMDWQFFNAAAPEQRWNDELSIPAAAPYEIWNMHPEHAVLRGRLPDLRARGFVARKSARPLGLEEVPLRLTTAWFFPHMAQVMLIFHGETLIAEDDAADITHVMPAMEAADSPLRPLSHYEKVFENRCNLEKGAIHALLDEELLPVSAIGPWLDQIDARESILARNIKDKGERLRAELTARGLEAGHKARHFRERPLPKPFDKMPTLAELPEFIDKTRAYQREQERKLEEARQEVAKAARDNASESRKAGFDSSRITDEESRNAQLKGPPKFEAETIVKGLAGIAAATGTPAMSAAEHTELQALGQRGRQNMLTLYRMAAHHQAAADPMAAEQNAQTRERVLAAMAADRDLSAMDLTGCDLSGLDLRGARMHQTLLEGARLQGTRLDGADLSQSVLVRADLRQASLTGCNLERANLSLARCENTNFAQARFERTQMEKLRLDGCCLDEARWSHLLLQGIELADCSLRRADLRYVSMAEHCRLVRCDFGGARLEKVLFVEAEFESVDFSGATVEACSWAHTPMHNGIRFRLALLKTTSFVGTTDLREADFEDATLVHCTLRELPLDSANFRRATLDTCDFSSTSLKGADLRAAAAPDSLFIRADFTRASLRLANLMNANLQKACLVDADLGEANLFRADVSQILITPGTITLGAHIDQMKTLPRRREAGGA; encoded by the coding sequence GTGAAAACCATCAAACCCCTGCGCCTGAGCGTTCTTACGCGACCCTTCCTGCGCGCGCAAAGCCAGCGTCTCGCACTCACCGTGATCGGCATGCACACCCTCGGCGAAGGGGGCGTGCTGCTGCCGGAGACGGAGCTCTGGAAGACCGTCTCTGCCGAACTGGGAAACCAGTCCGCAATCGATCTCGGCATTCCCAAGCTGCGGCCCGAATTCCTGGTGAGCGGCCAGGCCTACACCTGCCACCAGCAGGACAAGACACGCTGCGCGGTCGACCTGCGCGTCGGGACCTTGCGACGCCAGTTCCTCGTTTCGGGCGACCGCTACTGGCTGGATGGCCGCGCCACCGAGCCGCAGGCTTTCGACACCATGCGCCTGGACTGGCGACACGCGTTCGGTGGCCCCGGCTTTGCCGCCAACCCCGCGGGCATAGGGATTGCACCCGAGATGGTCAATGGCCTGCTGGTGCAGCGGCTTCCCAACGTCGAACGCCCGGGCGATGGCATGGACCGCCCCGACCGCAGGCCGGTCCCGGCCTGCCCGGCTGCGATGGACGTCGATCTGCCCGAACGCCTGAAGCTGCTGGGAACCGACTATGGCGACCAGTGGCGCGAGACGCTTTACCCCGGCTTTGCGCGCGACATGGACTGGCAGTTCTTCAACGCCGCGGCTCCGGAACAACGCTGGAACGACGAACTGTCCATTCCCGCAGCCGCGCCCTACGAGATCTGGAACATGCACCCAGAGCACGCGGTGCTGCGCGGAAGGCTTCCGGATCTGCGCGCACGCGGCTTCGTGGCGAGAAAGTCTGCGCGGCCCCTTGGGCTGGAAGAGGTGCCGCTGCGGCTGACCACCGCCTGGTTCTTCCCGCACATGGCGCAGGTCATGCTGATCTTTCACGGCGAGACGCTCATCGCCGAGGACGATGCCGCGGACATCACGCATGTCATGCCGGCGATGGAGGCGGCAGACAGCCCGCTGCGCCCCCTCTCCCATTACGAGAAGGTCTTCGAGAATCGCTGCAACCTCGAGAAAGGCGCGATCCATGCGCTTCTCGACGAGGAACTGCTGCCGGTCTCGGCCATCGGCCCCTGGCTGGACCAGATCGACGCGCGCGAATCGATCCTGGCAAGGAACATCAAGGACAAGGGCGAGCGCCTGCGCGCCGAACTGACGGCGCGCGGCCTGGAGGCCGGCCACAAGGCGCGCCATTTCCGGGAACGGCCCCTGCCGAAGCCTTTCGACAAGATGCCCACGCTGGCCGAACTGCCCGAGTTCATCGACAAGACACGCGCCTATCAGCGCGAACAGGAACGCAAGCTGGAGGAAGCCAGGCAGGAGGTCGCGAAGGCCGCCCGGGACAACGCATCCGAATCGCGCAAGGCGGGCTTCGACAGCAGCCGGATCACCGACGAGGAAAGCCGGAACGCGCAGCTCAAGGGCCCGCCGAAATTCGAGGCCGAGACGATCGTCAAGGGCCTGGCCGGCATTGCCGCGGCCACGGGCACTCCGGCCATGAGCGCCGCCGAGCACACCGAGCTGCAGGCCCTCGGGCAGCGGGGCCGGCAGAACATGCTGACGCTGTACCGCATGGCGGCCCACCACCAGGCCGCTGCCGATCCGATGGCTGCCGAACAGAATGCGCAGACGCGCGAACGCGTGCTCGCCGCCATGGCCGCGGACCGCGATCTGTCCGCCATGGATCTGACGGGCTGCGACCTGTCGGGCCTCGATCTGCGGGGCGCCCGCATGCACCAGACCTTGCTCGAAGGCGCCCGCCTCCAAGGCACCCGCCTGGATGGCGCCGACTTGAGCCAATCGGTGCTGGTGCGCGCCGACCTGCGCCAGGCCTCGTTGACAGGCTGCAACCTGGAGCGCGCCAACCTCAGCCTCGCGCGCTGCGAAAACACCAACTTCGCGCAGGCCCGCTTCGAGCGCACGCAGATGGAAAAGCTGCGCCTCGACGGCTGCTGTCTCGACGAAGCGAGGTGGAGCCATCTGTTGCTGCAGGGGATTGAACTCGCGGATTGCAGCCTGCGGCGCGCCGACCTCCGCTACGTGAGCATGGCCGAACACTGCCGGCTGGTGCGCTGCGACTTCGGCGGGGCACGCCTGGAAAAAGTGCTGTTCGTGGAGGCTGAATTCGAGTCGGTGGATTTTTCCGGCGCCACCGTCGAGGCCTGCAGCTGGGCCCACACTCCGATGCACAACGGCATCCGGTTTCGGCTTGCCCTGCTCAAGACCACCAGCTTCGTCGGCACCACGGATCTTCGCGAGGCCGACTTCGAGGATGCCACGCTCGTGCATTGCACCCTGCGCGAACTGCCTCTCGATAGCGCGAACTTCAGGCGGGCTACGCTCGATACCTGCGATTTCTCCTCCACGTCGCTCAAGGGCGCGGACCTGCGCGCGGCGGCGGCGCCCGACAGCCTCTTCATCCGCGCCGATTTCACGCGTGCCTCCCTGCGGCTCGCCAACCTCATGAATGCCAACCTTCAGAAGGCCTGCCTGGTCGATGCCGATCTGGGCGAGGCCAACCTGTTCCGTGCCGACGTCTCCCAGATCCTCATCACCCCCGGCACGATCACCCTGGGTGCCCACATCGACCAGATGAAGACACTGCCCCGGCGCCGCGAGGCGGGCGGCGCGTGA